In Stieleria varia, one genomic interval encodes:
- a CDS encoding CPBP family intramembrane glutamic endopeptidase, with protein sequence MSNDSFRDAEQPADHSPEWGEPLSTNPYRSPLDSASTDQHTIAIEPEVLTEESGGRRVWSSVLVVFASLAVFLVTSGVMAAVSVYVVHGELTLRLLRDPAAMEKVTQSRIGLVILVVIPQLAMVTPSILAALLSPVRTRRRLGLVRGHWPLWGWVAAAFATPLVGLISSVVVGSFMQESDSLKTMSSVFRGHGTTGFLIPLALMIGATPAICEELLFRGYVQTRLVKAWGPGVGIFIASVLFAVFHIDLVHVIAVLPLGLFLGFVAWRSGSLLPAMAGHFVNNVFSVVAVVLAPEDQNDITLAMPVAIMSLSIMALGFLGTLAVIAASIAYPDPNKNLPTPLPIADATDDPVIHT encoded by the coding sequence ATGTCAAATGATTCCTTCCGCGATGCGGAGCAGCCAGCGGACCACTCGCCGGAATGGGGCGAGCCGTTGTCAACCAATCCGTATCGATCTCCCCTGGATTCCGCATCGACGGATCAACACACCATCGCGATCGAGCCGGAGGTGCTGACGGAGGAGTCGGGCGGCCGTCGGGTTTGGTCGTCCGTGCTGGTCGTATTTGCGTCGTTGGCGGTGTTCTTGGTGACCAGTGGGGTGATGGCGGCTGTCAGCGTTTATGTGGTGCACGGTGAACTGACTTTACGATTGCTGCGTGACCCTGCGGCGATGGAAAAAGTCACCCAGTCGCGTATCGGGCTGGTGATCTTGGTGGTGATCCCGCAACTGGCGATGGTCACCCCGTCGATTCTTGCTGCGTTGTTGTCACCGGTTCGCACCCGCCGCCGACTGGGGTTGGTTCGAGGCCACTGGCCGCTGTGGGGATGGGTCGCAGCGGCGTTTGCGACTCCCTTGGTCGGTCTGATTTCGTCCGTCGTGGTGGGCTCGTTCATGCAGGAGAGCGACAGCCTCAAGACGATGTCCAGCGTGTTTCGCGGGCACGGAACGACTGGGTTCCTGATCCCGCTGGCCTTGATGATCGGGGCAACCCCGGCCATTTGCGAAGAATTGCTTTTTCGCGGCTACGTCCAAACGCGGCTGGTCAAAGCCTGGGGGCCAGGGGTGGGCATTTTCATTGCGTCGGTGCTTTTTGCCGTATTTCACATCGATTTGGTCCATGTGATTGCCGTTTTACCGCTGGGATTGTTCCTCGGATTCGTGGCTTGGAGAAGCGGTTCCCTGCTGCCTGCAATGGCGGGCCATTTCGTCAATAATGTGTTCAGCGTCGTGGCGGTCGTTTTGGCACCGGAAGACCAGAACGATATCACCCTGGCCATGCCCGTGGCGATCATGTCGTTGTCGATCATGGCCTTGGGTTTTCTCGGAACACTGGCAGTCATTGCTGCTTCGATCGCGTATCCTGATCCTAATAAGAACCTGCCCACACCGCTGCCGATTGCCGACGCG
- the argC gene encoding N-acetyl-gamma-glutamyl-phosphate reductase, producing the protein MSIAVGLVGATGYTGLEVARLLASHPTAKIVAATARADAGTSIASVHPSLAGVLDLTLQELDAESLAKRCDVVMCCLPHGASAETVHDLIKAGTRVIDFSADFRLSSRDLYESWYKVVHPWPDRIGKTAYGMPEFFAKEIADADLVANPGCYPTSAILPLAPLVQSGLIDTGDIIVDSKSGVSGAGRSAKIGTLYCETNESISAYSVGSHRHQPEIEDLVHRIAGTSVRVVFTPHLTPMDRGILSTIYVRPTSGDAKTSAEQVMRTWRERYAGCPFITPVDHLPATKHVAGTNRVQMTVRASGDRLVLVCAIDNLAKGASGAAIQNMNVMFSLDETTGLT; encoded by the coding sequence ATGAGCATTGCAGTCGGACTGGTCGGCGCGACCGGTTACACGGGTTTAGAGGTCGCGCGGCTATTGGCTTCGCATCCCACGGCAAAGATCGTTGCGGCGACCGCCCGCGCTGATGCGGGCACCTCCATCGCATCGGTGCATCCTTCGTTGGCCGGCGTGTTGGATTTGACGTTGCAGGAACTCGATGCCGAGTCCTTGGCAAAACGGTGTGACGTCGTCATGTGTTGCCTGCCGCACGGCGCGTCGGCGGAGACCGTGCATGATTTGATCAAGGCGGGAACGCGGGTGATCGATTTCAGTGCCGACTTTCGACTTTCCTCACGTGATCTGTATGAGTCGTGGTACAAGGTCGTGCATCCGTGGCCCGACCGCATTGGCAAGACGGCATACGGAATGCCCGAGTTCTTTGCCAAGGAAATCGCCGACGCCGATTTGGTTGCCAACCCGGGCTGTTATCCGACGTCAGCCATCCTGCCGTTGGCACCGTTGGTCCAATCCGGGTTGATCGACACCGGCGACATCATCGTGGACAGCAAGAGCGGTGTCAGTGGCGCAGGGCGCAGTGCCAAAATCGGGACGCTGTACTGCGAAACGAACGAGTCAATCTCGGCCTATTCGGTGGGCAGCCATCGGCATCAACCAGAGATCGAAGACCTAGTGCATCGGATCGCGGGCACCTCCGTCCGTGTGGTGTTCACGCCGCACTTGACGCCCATGGACCGCGGCATCCTTTCCACGATCTACGTCCGTCCGACCTCAGGAGACGCCAAAACGTCGGCCGAGCAAGTCATGCGAACTTGGCGAGAACGCTACGCGGGCTGTCCATTCATCACTCCCGTCGATCACTTGCCGGCGACCAAACACGTTGCGGGCACCAATCGAGTTCAAATGACCGTTCGGGCGTCAGGTGACCGATTGGTCTTGGTTTGTGCGATCGACAATTTGGCAAAGGGTGCCAGTGGCGCTGCGATCCAAAACATGAATGTGATGTTCTCGCTCGATGAAACCACCGGCCTGACCTGA
- a CDS encoding putative sugar nucleotidyl transferase encodes MQIICFEDSQVEQLTPVTLARPAYAISCASIKLIDWLRTLDGQLSVSVRPHLADLERLDAGLSAPDAITSNTVVRGGILLVNARLVPRVETLATLKRLAQSEQTSVILDTDGQTLLVARITESDCLKIPESGSTLATTLAMSGESGSETPTGDAAVGPLLALCRTLAANKVSHSDPSIAVFHWPHEIVAWHMREMPSAMQWRLDQGGYTETADGVFTQVGVKIGQYAAIDTSDGPILLDRDVSVGPFCYLSGPVYAGAGTRVIEHAALKDGVALGHTVKIGGEVEASVIEPYTNKQHHGFLGHSYLGSWINLGAGTCNSDLKNTYGKINIQYGDRKIATGMQFLGCIIGDYSKTAINTSIFTGKVIGVCSMLYGFATSNVPSYVNYARLFGQTAPLPAEVMVSTQQRMFSRRKVQQRPCDIQLIHDMYRLTESEREAAEQYGL; translated from the coding sequence ATGCAGATCATTTGTTTCGAAGACAGCCAAGTCGAGCAACTCACGCCGGTGACGTTGGCGAGACCTGCGTACGCGATCAGTTGCGCCAGCATCAAACTGATTGACTGGTTGCGAACTCTGGACGGTCAGTTGAGTGTTTCGGTCCGCCCGCACTTGGCGGATCTGGAACGGCTCGATGCCGGACTATCGGCTCCAGACGCCATCACCAGCAACACGGTGGTTCGCGGTGGCATTCTGCTGGTCAACGCGAGGTTGGTGCCGCGGGTGGAGACTCTGGCGACGTTGAAACGGCTTGCCCAGAGCGAGCAGACCAGCGTGATTCTCGACACCGACGGGCAAACCCTCTTGGTCGCCAGGATTACGGAATCCGACTGTCTGAAAATCCCCGAATCGGGTTCCACGCTGGCTACAACGCTGGCCATGAGCGGAGAGTCCGGTTCGGAGACACCGACCGGCGACGCGGCGGTCGGACCGCTGCTGGCGCTTTGTCGAACTTTGGCTGCTAACAAGGTGTCTCACTCGGATCCCTCGATCGCCGTTTTTCATTGGCCGCACGAGATCGTCGCATGGCACATGCGTGAGATGCCGTCGGCCATGCAATGGCGTTTGGATCAAGGTGGGTACACGGAGACAGCGGACGGCGTCTTCACCCAAGTCGGGGTCAAGATCGGACAGTATGCGGCCATCGACACATCCGACGGTCCGATTCTGTTGGATCGCGACGTCAGCGTGGGACCATTTTGTTACCTTTCCGGACCCGTGTATGCCGGCGCGGGCACTCGCGTGATCGAACACGCGGCGCTCAAGGACGGCGTGGCGTTGGGGCACACGGTCAAGATCGGAGGCGAAGTCGAAGCGTCAGTGATCGAGCCGTACACGAATAAACAGCACCACGGTTTCCTTGGCCACAGCTACCTGGGCAGTTGGATCAATCTCGGTGCAGGAACTTGTAACAGCGATTTGAAAAACACGTACGGTAAAATCAACATCCAGTACGGCGACCGAAAGATCGCAACCGGAATGCAGTTCTTGGGCTGCATCATCGGCGACTACTCCAAGACGGCGATCAACACGAGCATCTTTACCGGTAAAGTCATCGGGGTGTGCAGCATGCTTTACGGCTTCGCTACATCCAATGTGCCCAGTTATGTCAACTACGCACGGCTGTTTGGTCAAACGGCACCGTTACCAGCGGAAGTCATGGTGAGCACGCAGCAGCGGATGTTTTCGCGACGAAAAGTGCAGCAGCGTCCGTGTGATATCCAACTGATCCACGACATGTATCGGTTGACGGAATCAGAACGCGAGGCGGCCGAACAGTACGGACTGTGA
- a CDS encoding 3-keto-disaccharide hydrolase, producing MLRSLSHALLVCLFASACCVSSLATADDGWKPLFDGKSLDNWSVKSGYATYKVEDGGIIMGKTAEGSGNSFLCSKDEFGDFELKFEVKVDDGLNSGVQIRSKLKDADKQNSYGGRVYGPQVEIESGPGQAGFIYGEATGRGWLSPEPESKDKAVNEHSHFKNGQWNEYRVLAKGPNIKVWINGEMIADLTDADIYETHPKGLIGLQVHGIQKETGPYEVRWRNLQIKPL from the coding sequence ATGCTTCGTTCACTCAGCCACGCGTTGCTTGTTTGCTTGTTTGCCAGTGCCTGTTGTGTGAGTTCGCTCGCTACTGCGGATGACGGTTGGAAACCCTTGTTCGATGGCAAATCGTTGGACAACTGGTCGGTCAAGAGCGGCTATGCGACCTACAAAGTTGAGGACGGCGGTATCATCATGGGCAAGACCGCCGAAGGCAGCGGGAACTCATTCTTGTGTAGCAAAGATGAGTTCGGTGACTTTGAGCTGAAATTTGAAGTCAAGGTCGATGACGGTTTGAACTCGGGCGTGCAGATTCGATCCAAGCTGAAAGACGCGGACAAGCAGAATTCCTACGGCGGCCGTGTTTATGGACCGCAAGTCGAAATCGAATCCGGTCCCGGTCAAGCGGGATTCATCTACGGTGAAGCGACCGGACGAGGCTGGTTGTCGCCCGAACCGGAATCCAAAGACAAAGCGGTCAATGAGCATTCGCACTTCAAGAACGGTCAATGGAACGAGTATCGCGTGTTGGCAAAAGGGCCAAACATCAAGGTCTGGATCAACGGCGAAATGATCGCCGATTTGACGGATGCCGATATTTATGAAACGCATCCCAAAGGATTGATCGGGTTGCAAGTCCATGGCATCCAGAAGGAGACAGGTCCCTACGAAGTCCGCTGGCGCAATCTGCAGATCAAGCCTTTGTAG
- a CDS encoding mandelate racemase/muconate lactonizing enzyme family protein yields the protein MTDTRLTRFELQLRTETYQYRTPMKFGGRVVTDVTVLSCDCNADSAAGHGLGLGSMTMGVAWAWPNVLHGDASARHGDASAVLSDDRKLELVVRLAGKIAEAYQAAEQTGHPMDLCHAMVQTRRDLAAKLAAEEGLAEPIPELAVLLAASPIESALFDAHGKAAGTSSYQLLGPDHLKHDLEHYLGDANYRGLHLSQFIATQPTPSMPLYHLVGALDPLTETDVAEPIGDGLPETLGQWIVRNGLTHLKIKLDGANLDWDVQRVQATYAVANETRPQTDWSFSLDFNERCQDEDYVLRLLNKLAEQSPAALRCVQYIEQPTHRDLDSHPELTMHRAAERRPVVIDESLIGLQSLRTAVEQGYSGIALKACKGHSEALLLGAVARHENLYLCVQDLTCVGASLLHSASLAAHIPGVAAVESNGRQYSPAANQRWMGEFADFFEIREGRIPTAKLNGPGLGYGNDPAGCKSND from the coding sequence ATGACCGACACCCGACTCACTCGATTCGAACTTCAGCTCCGCACCGAGACCTATCAGTATCGAACTCCGATGAAGTTCGGCGGACGCGTGGTCACGGATGTAACGGTACTTTCATGCGACTGCAACGCGGACTCAGCCGCCGGCCACGGGTTGGGACTCGGATCGATGACCATGGGAGTCGCATGGGCTTGGCCCAACGTACTGCATGGTGATGCCAGTGCACGGCATGGTGATGCCAGTGCGGTGCTCAGTGATGACCGCAAACTGGAATTGGTCGTTCGGCTCGCGGGAAAAATTGCTGAGGCATACCAAGCCGCCGAGCAAACCGGGCACCCAATGGACCTGTGTCATGCGATGGTCCAAACGCGGCGAGACTTGGCGGCGAAGCTTGCCGCAGAGGAGGGACTTGCTGAACCGATTCCGGAGTTGGCGGTCTTGCTGGCGGCATCGCCGATCGAGTCCGCGTTGTTCGATGCTCATGGCAAAGCAGCCGGGACCAGCAGCTATCAGTTGCTCGGCCCGGATCACTTGAAACATGACTTGGAACATTACCTGGGCGATGCGAACTATCGCGGGTTGCACCTTTCTCAGTTCATCGCAACGCAACCGACGCCATCGATGCCTTTGTACCATTTGGTGGGAGCGCTCGATCCGCTGACGGAAACCGACGTCGCGGAGCCGATCGGTGACGGGCTTCCTGAAACCCTGGGACAGTGGATTGTTCGCAACGGTCTGACGCATCTGAAGATCAAGCTCGATGGCGCGAACTTGGACTGGGACGTTCAACGCGTTCAAGCCACTTATGCGGTCGCCAACGAAACTCGTCCCCAAACCGACTGGTCGTTCTCGCTCGATTTCAACGAGCGTTGTCAAGACGAAGACTACGTGTTGCGTTTGCTCAACAAGCTGGCCGAGCAAAGCCCTGCCGCTCTGCGTTGTGTCCAGTACATCGAACAACCCACTCATCGCGATTTGGATTCGCATCCCGAACTGACCATGCACCGCGCCGCCGAACGTCGCCCCGTGGTGATCGATGAATCTTTGATTGGACTACAGAGTCTGCGAACCGCGGTCGAGCAAGGATACAGCGGGATCGCCTTGAAAGCCTGCAAGGGGCACAGCGAAGCGTTATTGCTCGGTGCGGTTGCTCGTCACGAAAACCTGTATCTGTGCGTTCAAGACCTGACGTGTGTGGGTGCGTCTCTGCTGCATTCGGCGTCCTTGGCCGCGCACATTCCCGGCGTGGCTGCGGTGGAAAGCAACGGACGGCAATACTCTCCGGCCGCCAACCAGCGTTGGATGGGCGAGTTCGCCGATTTCTTTGAAATCCGAGAAGGCAGAATTCCCACCGCCAAGCTCAACGGCCCCGGCCTGGGCTACGGAAACGACCCTGCTGGATGCAAGTCCAACGATTGA
- a CDS encoding PDZ domain-containing protein, which yields MPCSTFRTRYGRLSLSIAALAVIPLAGISANTTFGDEPKQAAVSDQDDAKSASLSDEHADDESPQLGVIVGSCPGEGVCVLDTVWGSPAHEAGIMHGDYILTLDGTEVSTPRELMDALKKTKGGDTATIGLWRQGETMEQKVMLASKADKPPASHGAWLGVMLSPDQDDKGVRIEKVMRGSPASDAGLRSGDVIVQREQSAISSVRSFAESIEDMEPGTELQLTVHRNGDPMQMKVTVGDLDEAPMRFMRESQNAFQSMGGRSQYSAGREESSEMLEETLDELRKRIRELEKSIREMKPSDDISQRSDVLGSDGTMLVVQRDQRRRGYDGRNRGRNWDNDFYDWRSRYRSGYRYPLYRSPRYGNSYYRYGGRPYYGNFGRSYGYGRSGFRIGNFGVWW from the coding sequence ATGCCTTGCTCCACATTTCGTACTCGATACGGACGGCTTTCACTCTCGATTGCGGCCCTAGCCGTGATTCCTCTCGCGGGTATTTCCGCAAATACAACATTTGGCGACGAGCCCAAACAGGCTGCGGTTAGCGACCAAGATGACGCCAAATCAGCCAGCTTGTCAGACGAACACGCAGATGATGAGTCGCCTCAGTTGGGTGTCATTGTCGGGTCTTGCCCCGGCGAAGGCGTTTGTGTGCTTGACACCGTCTGGGGAAGTCCGGCGCACGAAGCCGGAATCATGCATGGCGACTACATCCTCACACTCGATGGCACTGAGGTCTCGACGCCCAGAGAATTGATGGATGCATTGAAAAAAACCAAAGGGGGTGACACGGCCACGATCGGCTTGTGGCGTCAAGGTGAAACGATGGAACAGAAAGTCATGTTGGCATCCAAAGCCGACAAGCCGCCCGCGAGTCACGGGGCATGGCTCGGGGTGATGCTGTCTCCAGACCAAGACGACAAGGGCGTCCGCATCGAGAAAGTCATGCGTGGCAGCCCAGCCTCAGACGCCGGGCTTCGAAGTGGAGATGTCATTGTTCAACGTGAGCAAAGTGCGATCAGCAGTGTACGTTCTTTTGCAGAGAGCATTGAAGACATGGAGCCGGGTACGGAACTCCAACTGACGGTTCATCGCAACGGAGACCCGATGCAGATGAAGGTCACCGTTGGTGATCTCGACGAAGCACCGATGCGGTTCATGCGAGAATCCCAAAATGCTTTTCAGTCCATGGGGGGCCGCTCGCAGTACTCCGCCGGCCGAGAGGAATCTTCTGAGATGTTAGAGGAAACCCTAGATGAACTGCGAAAGCGAATTCGCGAGCTGGAGAAATCAATCCGTGAGATGAAGCCTTCGGACGACATTTCCCAGCGATCCGACGTGTTGGGTTCTGACGGCACGATGTTGGTGGTTCAACGCGATCAGCGTCGTCGTGGATATGACGGTCGAAATCGTGGTCGCAATTGGGACAATGATTTTTACGACTGGAGAAGCCGCTATCGAAGTGGTTATCGATACCCACTTTATCGAAGTCCACGCTACGGCAATTCGTACTATCGCTATGGCGGACGCCCCTACTACGGCAACTTTGGTCGCTCGTACGGGTACGGTAGAAGTGGGTTCCGCATCGGAAACTTTGGCGTCTGGTGGTGA
- a CDS encoding ZIP family metal transporter — MPESFRQADPILQALIAGGFTWALTAAGAAFVFFLLHVNRKLFDAMLGFAGGVMLAASYWSLLEPSIDAAAEQGWPSWFPAAVGFLLGAVFLYGLDRSLPHLHRGKPDESAEGIKTTWQRSALLISAITLHNIPEGLAVGVAFGSVGSGLETASLGGATALAIGIGLQNVPEGIAVAVPLRAEGTSRMKAWLMGQASAIVEPIAAVIGAAIVVYVAPVLPFALSFAAGAMVYVVIEELIPETQQEGNEDLAALLFMLGFVVMMILDVSLR, encoded by the coding sequence ATGCCTGAATCATTTCGTCAAGCCGATCCCATCCTCCAAGCTCTGATTGCCGGAGGATTCACATGGGCTCTGACGGCGGCGGGTGCGGCGTTCGTGTTCTTCCTCCTGCATGTGAATCGAAAGCTGTTCGATGCCATGTTGGGGTTTGCCGGCGGCGTGATGCTGGCGGCGAGTTACTGGAGTCTGCTGGAGCCCTCCATCGACGCGGCGGCCGAGCAAGGTTGGCCGAGTTGGTTTCCGGCGGCCGTCGGGTTCCTGCTGGGGGCAGTGTTCTTGTACGGACTTGACCGATCGCTGCCGCACTTGCATCGCGGAAAGCCGGATGAGTCTGCAGAAGGAATCAAGACGACATGGCAGCGGAGCGCTTTGTTGATCTCTGCGATCACGCTGCACAATATTCCAGAGGGATTGGCCGTGGGGGTCGCCTTTGGAAGCGTTGGCAGCGGTCTTGAGACGGCCAGCTTGGGCGGTGCGACCGCTCTCGCGATTGGCATCGGCTTGCAAAACGTTCCTGAGGGAATTGCTGTGGCGGTGCCGTTACGAGCTGAGGGCACCAGTCGCATGAAGGCATGGCTAATGGGACAGGCGTCAGCGATCGTCGAACCGATTGCTGCAGTCATCGGTGCTGCGATCGTTGTATACGTCGCTCCGGTGCTGCCCTTCGCTCTGAGTTTCGCCGCTGGCGCGATGGTGTACGTCGTCATTGAAGAACTGATTCCCGAGACTCAGCAGGAGGGCAACGAGGACTTGGCCGCCCTGCTGTTCATGTTGGGATTCGTCGTGATGATGATTCTTGACGTCTCGCTCAGGTAA
- a CDS encoding vitamin K epoxide reductase family protein — protein MTEHSHKMTGPRGATRPLMETEMPPNGEHSKHEDHHEMSHDDRLSKLQMHHKQTLWIYWTLPLLGIWLLAAPFQFGYGNPSLWVDPSGGRGPWFADQPTVELQQWRAWLMTTSDFVSGVLLIVLGWRSLTPNRPRSVWACCFVGVWLTFAPILFWAPTAAAYLNDSLVGILVMALTILVPGMPNMIMYMKHGNATPPGWSYNPSNWPQRSIMIATGFAGFIVSRYLAMFQLGYIDYVWDPFFGFQEGTAKVLNSQLSHRWPISDAGLGTISYTFEFLMGYMGSPSRWRTMPWMVAFFGVLVIPLGLVHIILMISQPVIVHHWCTLCLLAALIMLPMLPLEVDEVVAMCQHVRQAKQRGDRNGSFWAIFWKGGDAAGCTHDDPAPAIMEFPSKPGQVFKASLWGMSFPWTLVTTSGLGVVVMCLPNWFAIDIHSTTADIGHLGGALIVTVSVICMGEVVRIGRYLNLLLAAAIGLGPWLAHAGTGYCVTLSLLAAIIFALSIPRGVKTQTYGNWDVFVR, from the coding sequence ATGACAGAACACTCACACAAAATGACGGGGCCGCGCGGTGCAACTCGTCCGTTGATGGAAACGGAAATGCCACCCAATGGTGAGCATAGCAAGCACGAGGATCATCATGAGATGAGTCATGACGATCGGCTGTCCAAGCTCCAGATGCATCACAAGCAAACGCTATGGATTTACTGGACGCTGCCACTGCTGGGGATTTGGCTATTGGCTGCGCCGTTTCAATTCGGATACGGCAATCCCTCGCTTTGGGTTGATCCATCTGGAGGCCGCGGGCCGTGGTTTGCTGACCAGCCGACGGTCGAGTTGCAGCAATGGCGGGCCTGGTTGATGACGACAAGTGACTTCGTGAGCGGAGTCTTGTTGATCGTATTGGGATGGCGGTCATTGACCCCCAATCGCCCTCGATCGGTTTGGGCATGCTGCTTCGTCGGCGTCTGGCTGACCTTTGCACCAATTCTTTTCTGGGCACCGACCGCTGCGGCTTATCTCAATGATTCACTCGTCGGAATACTGGTCATGGCGTTGACGATCCTGGTCCCTGGGATGCCAAACATGATCATGTACATGAAACATGGCAACGCCACGCCCCCGGGCTGGAGCTACAACCCCTCCAATTGGCCGCAGCGTTCGATCATGATCGCGACCGGCTTCGCGGGCTTCATTGTGTCGCGTTATCTGGCGATGTTTCAGCTAGGCTACATCGACTATGTTTGGGACCCCTTCTTCGGCTTTCAAGAAGGGACAGCAAAGGTGCTGAACTCACAGCTTTCGCATCGTTGGCCGATCTCCGACGCTGGCCTAGGAACCATCTCGTACACTTTTGAGTTCCTGATGGGATACATGGGCAGTCCATCTCGTTGGCGAACGATGCCATGGATGGTTGCTTTCTTTGGCGTGTTGGTCATTCCGTTGGGACTGGTGCATATCATCTTGATGATTTCCCAACCGGTGATTGTGCATCACTGGTGCACGTTGTGTCTGCTGGCCGCGTTGATCATGTTGCCAATGCTGCCGCTGGAAGTCGATGAGGTCGTCGCGATGTGCCAGCATGTACGACAAGCAAAACAACGTGGCGACCGCAACGGTTCCTTTTGGGCAATCTTTTGGAAAGGTGGCGACGCCGCAGGATGCACCCACGACGACCCAGCACCTGCCATCATGGAGTTTCCCAGCAAACCAGGGCAGGTGTTCAAGGCATCACTGTGGGGAATGAGCTTTCCTTGGACGCTGGTGACCACGAGCGGTTTGGGCGTCGTTGTGATGTGCTTGCCGAATTGGTTTGCGATTGACATTCACAGCACTACAGCCGACATCGGCCATTTGGGCGGCGCACTGATCGTCACCGTTTCAGTGATTTGCATGGGTGAAGTGGTCCGCATCGGTCGCTACTTGAATCTTTTGTTGGCAGCAGCGATTGGGCTTGGTCCCTGGCTAGCGCATGCGGGGACAGGCTATTGCGTTACCTTGAGCCTTCTGGCGGCAATCATTTTTGCGTTGTCGATCCCGCGTGGCGTCAAGACACAGACCTACGGAAACTGGGATGTCTTTGTCCGTTGA
- a CDS encoding transaldolase family protein — protein sequence MASAATSKETLQRIDPRSQHAQRITEFVHDFVDLDASPSEAKPSEFWQGINATETSLWLDSGEIAAIGSLWNENLSGLTTNNTLLNKEVQEGTYDDLVPQAGKLVADLAEESQVREIGFILNLCHALKLVQQFRCGVSVELHTDLAYDTAATIDYARRCHDICPEFFIVKVPLTPAGLVAIRQLRDEGIRVNCTLGFSARQNYVATALARPSFVNVFLGRLNSYVADNQFGDGDLVGEKTTLASQAEVATFTRGLPMTDTKQIAASLRDASQLPRLAGVDVITMPTKVARQAKETLNQPWKSQLSEQHRVVLDEKVNPETVQIEKLWEVSKSERALVQKAILSPAADANELRLMAADYDSEDLFPVMSEQELRWIADDGKIPKHHRWQERIVRGDLAIDSLMTLAGLASFAASQAKLDDRIRKHLR from the coding sequence ATGGCATCCGCTGCCACCAGCAAAGAAACACTTCAGAGGATCGACCCAAGATCGCAGCACGCCCAACGCATTACGGAGTTTGTTCACGACTTCGTCGACTTGGACGCGTCTCCGAGCGAAGCAAAACCAAGTGAGTTCTGGCAGGGGATCAATGCTACGGAGACCAGCCTGTGGCTCGACAGCGGCGAGATTGCCGCAATCGGCTCTCTCTGGAATGAAAACCTTAGCGGTCTGACGACGAACAATACTCTGCTCAACAAAGAGGTCCAAGAAGGGACCTATGACGACCTCGTTCCGCAGGCAGGTAAGCTGGTCGCGGATCTAGCGGAAGAAAGCCAAGTACGAGAGATCGGGTTCATCCTGAATCTCTGTCACGCACTCAAGCTGGTGCAGCAATTTCGCTGTGGTGTCAGCGTCGAGCTTCACACCGACTTGGCCTACGATACCGCAGCAACGATTGACTACGCGCGACGTTGTCACGACATCTGTCCTGAGTTCTTTATCGTGAAAGTCCCCCTGACGCCTGCCGGCTTGGTCGCGATCAGACAACTGCGTGATGAAGGCATCCGGGTCAACTGCACGCTCGGATTCAGCGCACGCCAAAATTACGTCGCCACTGCACTGGCGCGTCCATCGTTTGTCAATGTATTCCTCGGGCGTCTCAATTCGTATGTGGCCGACAATCAGTTCGGCGATGGAGACCTTGTGGGCGAAAAGACGACGCTCGCCAGCCAAGCCGAAGTTGCGACGTTCACGCGAGGTCTACCGATGACCGACACCAAGCAAATCGCTGCCAGCCTGCGTGATGCTTCGCAATTGCCACGACTCGCCGGAGTCGACGTGATCACGATGCCGACGAAAGTCGCTCGCCAAGCCAAGGAGACGCTGAATCAACCCTGGAAATCGCAGCTCAGTGAACAGCATCGAGTCGTACTGGATGAAAAGGTCAATCCGGAAACGGTGCAGATAGAAAAACTGTGGGAAGTCAGTAAATCGGAGCGTGCATTGGTGCAAAAAGCGATTCTCTCACCCGCTGCCGATGCCAATGAACTGAGGCTCATGGCCGCCGACTATGACTCGGAGGATCTGTTCCCGGTCATGTCAGAACAAGAACTCCGGTGGATCGCCGATGACGGCAAAATCCCCAAGCATCACCGCTGGCAAGAGCGAATCGTGCGTGGCGACTTGGCAATCGACAGTCTCATGACACTGGCCGGTTTGGCCTCGTTCGCTGCATCGCAAGCCAAACTGGACGACCGCATCCGAAAGCACCTCCGATAG
- a CDS encoding BON domain-containing protein, whose protein sequence is MTTLASPPCPSGESDTKTRSTKTRSNDRQSVEDALREQLALSGRRPLLRIDCSCDSNRCVLSGRVPSYFLKQVAQEIARGIEGVNVIENRIEVFAAHDSKQQETVS, encoded by the coding sequence ATGACCACGCTCGCATCGCCTCCGTGTCCCTCCGGCGAATCTGACACCAAAACCCGATCAACCAAAACCCGATCAAACGACCGGCAGTCCGTCGAAGACGCTCTACGGGAACAATTGGCTCTGAGCGGCCGCCGCCCGCTGCTACGCATTGATTGTTCGTGCGACTCGAATCGATGCGTGCTGAGCGGACGGGTTCCGTCATACTTTCTGAAACAAGTCGCCCAGGAAATCGCACGCGGTATAGAGGGCGTCAATGTCATCGAGAATCGCATTGAAGTATTCGCTGCACACGATTCCAAACAGCAGGAGACGGTCTCATGA